The following coding sequences lie in one Rothia sp. SD9660Na genomic window:
- a CDS encoding undecaprenyl-diphosphate phosphatase — MEWIQAIILGLVQGLTEFLPISSSGHIRIVGQFLPNGEDPGAAFTAITQLGTEAAVLVFFWKDIVRIIKNWFGSLVGKVDKKNPDARMGWFIIIGSLPIGILGILLEDYIDSTFRSLWITATMLIVFAIFLGIADRIGREQRELKDLTIKHGILYGFAQALALVPGVSRSGGTIMAGLLMGYTREAAARYSFLLAIPAVFASGLYKLAGSISEGFTGYYGFGSTMVATLVAFVVGYLIIGWFLKYVSNKSYSIFVWYRIALGLALYILLGTGVLAA; from the coding sequence GTGGAATGGATACAAGCAATCATCCTGGGTCTCGTCCAGGGTCTAACTGAGTTTTTGCCGATTTCGTCATCGGGCCATATTCGTATCGTGGGTCAGTTCTTACCGAACGGTGAGGATCCCGGTGCGGCTTTTACCGCTATCACCCAGCTGGGTACTGAAGCGGCTGTTTTGGTCTTCTTCTGGAAGGACATCGTTCGCATCATCAAGAACTGGTTCGGTTCTTTGGTGGGCAAGGTTGATAAGAAGAATCCGGACGCCCGCATGGGCTGGTTCATCATCATCGGCTCCCTGCCGATTGGTATTCTGGGCATCCTGCTGGAGGACTACATCGATTCAACCTTCCGTAGCCTTTGGATTACCGCAACCATGCTGATTGTGTTCGCAATCTTCCTGGGTATCGCAGACCGTATCGGTCGCGAACAGCGAGAGCTGAAAGACCTCACTATCAAGCACGGTATTCTGTACGGTTTTGCGCAGGCGCTGGCCCTGGTGCCCGGTGTTTCACGCTCCGGCGGCACCATCATGGCTGGTCTGCTCATGGGCTACACCCGTGAGGCTGCCGCCCGTTACTCCTTCCTGCTGGCAATCCCCGCGGTTTTCGCATCGGGTCTCTACAAGCTGGCAGGCAGCATCTCTGAGGGCTTCACCGGCTACTACGGTTTCGGCTCCACCATGGTCGCAACCCTGGTTGCTTTCGTGGTTGGCTACCTGATTATTGGCTGGTTCCTCAAGTACGTTTCCAACAAGAGCTACAGCATCTTCGTCTGGTACCGTATCGCCCTGGGTCTTGCCCTGTACATCCTGCTGGGCACCGGCGTCCTCGCCGCGTAG